The Desmonostoc muscorum LEGE 12446 genome includes a region encoding these proteins:
- a CDS encoding NB-ARC domain-containing protein, whose amino-acid sequence MTVDEAIALVEQLLKRGRLTKAQQLVFRHTWEGKTYLEMAREVTYDPGHIKDVGSQLWRSLSQALGEKVTKNNLHGVLKRVAHHQNRANTSPTFTPHIDWGEAIDVSRFYGRSTELETLSKWIVGDSPKGDSYASRCRLITLLGMGGIGKTTLAVKVAEDNQHTFEYIFWRSLRNAPPIQNILLDLVKFLSNQQEINLLDTNEAQLALLMKYLTLSRCLIILDNVETVLVSGVSAGNYREGYENYGQLFRYIAELPHQSCLLLTSREKPKGLGFKEGENLPIRCLKVTGLSNLEIHEIFQDKGFSASPQQEELLTARYNGNPLALKIVANTTQDLFAGNILQFLECDTSVFGDIWELLDQQCKRLSPLEKQVMCWLAINREAVSLAELQQDIVPHISIRELIESLESLKARSLIETSHHVANHSVNFTQQPVVMEYITEKLGIAVFNEIIIDVISIFNSYALIKATAKDYIRDSQICLLLKPLINKLIAHYGNKNRLEAHIYKLINKIQISYPIQPGYAAGNLINILCHTGVNLKNADFSNLAVWQAYLKNITLNHINFQNADLSKSVFTETFGSILAVAFSPNGKVLATGGVAGEVQLWQVADGKLLSRWNAHTRWILSLAFSPNGQMLATGSDDKSLKLWDAKTGICLETFQGHTSWVYDIVFSPDSQSLASIGDECSIKLWDIRKGKLLRTFTGHSTQPHSITFSPDGQMLASSANEGAIRLWNVHTGDLLKTFPGQSNFVQAVAFSPDEKTLASVGDDYIIQLWNAITGELLNTFQGHVCFVQSIAFSPDGKTLASASHDKTVKLWDVAAGICNQTLELHTSPVLSIAFSPNGEIIATSSEDHTLKLWDTVTGQCIRTFKGYTNGFRLIAFNPDGKTLVSGSGDSEVRLWDVEGGICLQTLSGHTAPVVSVAFSPNGKTLASGCTLVKLWDASTGKCLKTLHGHSNWVWSVNFSPDGKTLLTGSADRTLKLWDVQTGQCLKTLQAHTSWVWSSVFSPDGQTLASASGDYTAKVWDANTGVCLITLEGHNNSVLSIAFSPDGKIAATASDDRTIKFWDLTRDNSDCLPPGKCIKTLEGHSSGVYFVTFSPDGSLLATASDDQTVRIWDVNTGECLKILTGHTNRVWSVKFSPDGEILGSASHDETIKLWNVRTGECCKTLQAPRPYEGMNIAKVRGLTDAQKASLRLLGAVEIESET is encoded by the coding sequence AGTTACTAAGAATAATCTCCACGGTGTCCTGAAGCGAGTCGCACACCATCAAAATCGTGCAAACACCTCCCCAACCTTCACACCTCACATCGACTGGGGAGAGGCGATCGATGTTTCCCGCTTCTATGGACGTAGCACTGAATTAGAAACCTTGAGTAAATGGATTGTGGGCGATTCGCCTAAAGGCGACAGCTACGCTTCACGCTGTCGCCTGATAACTTTACTTGGGATGGGCGGTATTGGTAAAACCACCCTTGCAGTTAAGGTTGCAGAAGATAACCAACATACGTTTGAATATATTTTTTGGCGTTCTCTACGCAATGCACCGCCTATACAAAATATATTGTTAGACCTAGTTAAATTTTTATCTAATCAGCAGGAAATAAATTTACTCGACACTAACGAAGCACAACTAGCTTTGTTAATGAAATATTTAACTCTATCACGGTGTTTAATTATCTTAGATAACGTTGAAACAGTTCTCGTTAGTGGTGTAAGTGCCGGAAATTACCGAGAAGGATATGAAAATTATGGACAACTATTTCGGTACATTGCTGAATTACCCCATCAAAGCTGTTTATTACTAACTAGCCGCGAGAAACCGAAAGGTTTAGGATTTAAAGAAGGGGAAAATTTACCCATTCGTTGTCTTAAAGTTACAGGGTTAAGCAACTTGGAAATACACGAAATTTTTCAAGACAAAGGTTTTTCTGCTTCCCCACAACAAGAGGAATTATTAACCGCACGTTATAACGGTAATCCCTTAGCTTTAAAGATAGTTGCCAATACAACTCAAGACTTATTTGCTGGAAATATTTTACAATTCCTAGAGTGTGATACCTCTGTTTTTGGTGATATTTGGGAACTTTTAGACCAACAGTGTAAACGCTTATCTCCTCTAGAAAAACAGGTGATGTGCTGGTTAGCAATTAATCGAGAAGCAGTTTCTCTAGCTGAATTACAACAGGATATTGTACCACATATATCGATCCGAGAACTTATTGAATCACTAGAGTCTTTAAAAGCAAGGTCACTAATTGAAACAAGTCATCATGTTGCTAACCACAGCGTCAACTTTACCCAGCAACCTGTTGTCATGGAATACATCACAGAAAAGTTAGGTATTGCTGTATTTAATGAAATTATCATAGATGTCATTTCAATTTTTAACTCTTACGCCCTGATTAAAGCTACTGCCAAAGACTATATTCGAGACTCTCAAATTTGCTTATTATTAAAACCATTAATTAATAAATTAATAGCACATTATGGCAATAAAAATAGACTAGAAGCTCATATTTATAAACTTATTAATAAAATCCAAATCTCTTACCCAATTCAACCCGGATATGCCGCCGGAAATCTGATTAATATACTCTGCCATACTGGAGTCAATTTAAAAAATGCAGATTTTTCAAACCTCGCCGTTTGGCAAGCATATCTGAAAAATATTACTTTAAATCACATTAACTTCCAAAATGCGGATTTATCGAAGTCAGTTTTTACCGAAACTTTTGGCAGTATTTTGGCAGTGGCATTTAGTCCCAATGGAAAAGTTTTAGCCACTGGTGGCGTTGCAGGTGAAGTTCAATTATGGCAAGTAGCTGACGGAAAACTACTTTCGAGATGGAATGCACATACCCGTTGGATTCTTTCACTGGCTTTTAGTCCCAATGGTCAAATGTTAGCTACCGGTAGTGATGATAAAAGCCTAAAGCTATGGGATGCCAAAACGGGTATTTGCTTAGAAACATTTCAAGGGCATACAAGTTGGGTATATGATATTGTCTTCAGTCCGGATAGCCAATCACTTGCAAGCATTGGTGATGAATGCAGTATTAAATTATGGGATATCCGCAAAGGCAAACTATTAAGGACTTTTACAGGACACAGCACCCAACCCCATTCAATCACCTTCAGTCCTGACGGTCAAATGCTAGCTAGTAGTGCAAATGAAGGCGCTATTAGGTTGTGGAATGTGCATACAGGTGACTTACTGAAAACTTTCCCAGGACAAAGCAATTTTGTACAGGCTGTTGCCTTTAGTCCTGATGAGAAAACTCTTGCGAGTGTCGGCGATGACTATATTATCCAGTTATGGAACGCAATCACCGGCGAACTACTCAATACCTTCCAGGGACATGTTTGTTTTGTGCAATCAATCGCCTTTAGCCCTGACGGTAAAACCCTTGCTAGTGCTAGTCATGACAAAACCGTAAAGTTGTGGGATGTGGCTGCGGGTATCTGTAACCAAACATTGGAATTGCATACTAGTCCAGTTTTGTCAATAGCATTTAGTCCTAATGGGGAAATAATTGCTACCAGCAGTGAAGACCATACTCTTAAGCTATGGGATACTGTGACGGGGCAATGTATAAGAACTTTCAAAGGATACACCAATGGATTTCGATTAATTGCCTTTAATCCCGACGGAAAAACCTTGGTAAGCGGCAGCGGTGACTCTGAGGTGCGATTGTGGGATGTCGAGGGAGGTATATGTCTCCAAACCTTGTCGGGACATACTGCCCCAGTTGTATCGGTTGCCTTTAGTCCGAACGGCAAGACTTTAGCAAGTGGCTGTACCCTAGTTAAATTATGGGACGCTAGCACGGGTAAATGCCTGAAGACTTTGCACGGACATAGTAATTGGGTTTGGTCAGTGAATTTTAGTCCTGATGGCAAAACTTTATTGACTGGTAGCGCCGATCGAACTCTGAAATTGTGGGATGTGCAAACAGGTCAATGTTTAAAGACATTACAGGCTCATACTAGCTGGGTTTGGTCTAGTGTTTTTAGTCCTGATGGTCAAACTCTGGCAAGTGCCAGCGGAGACTATACTGCGAAAGTGTGGGATGCTAATACAGGTGTATGCTTGATAACACTCGAAGGGCATAACAATAGTGTATTGTCCATCGCCTTCAGTCCTGATGGTAAAATTGCAGCTACCGCCAGCGATGACCGCACGATCAAGTTCTGGGACTTAACGAGAGATAATAGCGATTGCCTACCACCCGGTAAATGTATCAAAACCCTAGAAGGCCATAGCAGTGGTGTTTATTTTGTGACATTTAGCCCCGATGGTTCCCTACTTGCCACAGCCAGTGATGACCAAACAGTGCGGATATGGGACGTAAATACAGGAGAATGTCTAAAAATTTTAACAGGACATACAAATCGGGTGTGGTCAGTGAAGTTTAGTCCCGACGGTGAGATACTTGGGAGTGCAAGCCACGACGAAACGATTAAACTGTGGAATGTCAGAACTGGTGAATGCTGCAAAACACTTCAAGCACCACGACCCTACGAAGGAATGAATATTGCCAAAGTGCGAGGGTTAACCGATGCACAGAAAGCTTCGTTAAGGCTACTAGGCGCAGTTGAAATTGAATCAGAGACTTAA
- a CDS encoding Uma2 family endonuclease, with the protein MTAITLNLEPVINLTAEQFYQLCRVNPDAKLERTALGELVVMAPTGGETGSRNRRLTQRLGTWTDEDETGEAFDSSTMFQLPNGALRSPDAAWIPLERWEALAPEERKTFPPICPDFVVELRSDSDTLKSLQDKMQEYMENGTRLGWLIDPKAKQVEIYRQGKEKEVLISPNQLSGEDVLPGFILNLQGIL; encoded by the coding sequence ATGACTGCCATTACCCTGAACTTAGAACCAGTAATCAATCTCACTGCTGAGCAGTTTTATCAACTATGTCGAGTCAACCCTGATGCTAAACTGGAACGCACTGCATTAGGAGAATTAGTTGTCATGGCGCCGACTGGTGGAGAAACTGGTAGTCGAAACCGCAGGTTAACCCAACGTTTGGGAACTTGGACGGATGAAGACGAAACTGGAGAAGCTTTTGACTCTTCAACTATGTTTCAGCTTCCCAATGGAGCTTTGCGATCGCCTGATGCGGCTTGGATTCCTTTAGAGCGGTGGGAAGCACTAGCTCCTGAAGAAAGAAAGACTTTTCCTCCCATTTGTCCCGACTTTGTAGTAGAACTGCGGTCTGATTCTGACACGCTCAAGTCTCTCCAAGACAAAATGCAAGAATATATGGAGAATGGTACGCGCTTGGGGTGGCTGATTGACCCTAAAGCAAAGCAAGTAGAGATTTATCGCCAAGGAAAAGAAAAGGAAGTGCTAATTTCCCCAAATCAGTTATCAGGGGAGGATGTACTACCAGGCTTTATCTTGAATTTGCAAGGGATTCTTTGA
- a CDS encoding response regulator transcription factor: protein MSAQLLLVDDEPGIREAVKDYLQESGFSVQIASNAVEGWELMQVNTPDLVISDVMMPQVDGYQFLKQLREDPRFQALPVVFLTAKGMTGDRIQGYQAGVDAYLPKPFDPDELVAIVENLLARRNAKAATTGDDTETPDIAELANQIAQIKALLTQRNAISQSPAPFKIDLTPREQSVLNLVAQGLMNKEIARRLETSVRNVEKYVSRLFSKTGTNSRTELVRFALEHGLAK, encoded by the coding sequence ATGTCAGCACAATTGTTACTGGTGGATGATGAACCAGGCATACGGGAAGCCGTGAAAGATTATTTGCAAGAGAGCGGTTTCAGCGTTCAAATCGCCAGTAACGCCGTTGAGGGTTGGGAATTGATGCAGGTGAATACACCCGATCTAGTGATTTCCGATGTGATGATGCCCCAGGTGGATGGCTATCAGTTCCTGAAGCAACTGCGAGAAGATCCTCGTTTCCAAGCACTCCCCGTAGTATTTTTAACTGCTAAGGGGATGACAGGCGATCGCATCCAAGGCTATCAAGCTGGTGTTGATGCTTATCTACCCAAACCCTTCGATCCAGATGAGTTAGTCGCCATAGTCGAAAATTTGCTAGCCCGCCGCAACGCCAAAGCTGCAACTACGGGAGATGACACTGAAACCCCTGATATTGCTGAACTTGCCAATCAAATTGCCCAAATCAAGGCGTTATTAACTCAAAGAAATGCCATTTCCCAATCGCCAGCCCCTTTCAAAATTGATTTGACCCCCAGAGAACAAAGTGTTTTAAACTTAGTCGCCCAAGGGTTGATGAACAAAGAAATCGCCCGTCGTTTGGAAACCAGCGTCCGCAACGTAGAAAAATACGTCAGCCGTTTGTTTAGTAAAACCGGCACCAATAGCCGTACAGAGTTAGTTCGTTTTGCTCTAGAACACGGTCTTGCTAAATAG
- a CDS encoding Npun_R1517 family heterocyst differentiation transcriptional regulator, with amino-acid sequence MNSKALPRQINNLEVGVYECEIHLKFRLIEEKSLLGDREQLLQVLLDALTEGSDDFLETLQASVKAQEISEFKASPQMRRQLMRLRNAAENPQI; translated from the coding sequence ATGAACTCCAAAGCATTACCACGCCAAATCAATAATCTCGAAGTAGGTGTTTATGAGTGCGAAATACATCTCAAATTTAGGTTGATTGAGGAAAAGAGTCTATTGGGCGATCGCGAGCAACTCTTACAGGTGCTACTCGATGCTTTGACCGAGGGTTCTGACGATTTTCTAGAGACGCTACAAGCGTCCGTTAAAGCCCAGGAAATATCAGAGTTCAAAGCCTCACCTCAAATGCGACGGCAGCTAATGCGCTTGCGTAATGCTGCTGAAAATCCCCAAATTTAA
- a CDS encoding NAD(P)H-quinone oxidoreductase subunit M, translated as MDNPTLLKSTTRHIRIFAAEIDQDGELLPSDQVLTLDIDPDNEFNWNEDALQKVYRKFDELVEASSGADLTDYNLRRVGSDLEHYVRSLLQLGEISYNLSARVTNYSMGIPQVAIDDNQ; from the coding sequence ATGGATAACCCGACGCTGCTCAAGTCCACAACCCGGCATATCCGCATTTTTGCGGCTGAAATTGACCAAGATGGCGAACTTCTTCCAAGCGATCAAGTTTTAACGTTAGATATCGACCCAGACAACGAATTCAACTGGAATGAAGATGCGCTCCAAAAAGTTTATCGAAAATTTGATGAACTAGTGGAAGCTTCTAGTGGCGCAGACCTGACAGACTATAATTTACGCCGCGTAGGGTCAGATTTAGAGCATTATGTGCGATCGCTCCTGCAACTCGGCGAAATCAGCTACAATCTCTCTGCGCGTGTTACCAACTACAGCATGGGAATCCCCCAAGTTGCAATTGACGACAATCAATAA
- a CDS encoding protein phosphatase 2C domain-containing protein produces MENDAATLQCPHENCQAANPLTHKFCQRCSTPLPKNYLWAVVDGQSLGSPGKILADRYLIADKFLLLDTKPGLLTLTPELENLQIPRAYLRLIPYRLHVPQVYGVLPLTNDSPQQEILLLEKPPIMVDDTTQQVHLGSELTTAWHDATSMRQLNWLWQIAHLWQPLASEGVVSSLLDSSVLRVEGSLVRLLELRFDDTTPPELPQLGEFWRQLIDNAKPAIVEFVDRVSLSLTQGEIHSSEQLITVLDRGLAQLGRSQTPTIKIITKTDTGPSRQRNEDACSPPTGTLVSKPPQPTALAIVCDGIGGHEGGNVASNLAIETIQQQVQQLTKVPYDHIDPSLLLNDLEKAVAMANDKISQRNDGENRQGRQRMGTTLVMALPVAHEMYITHVGDSRAYWITRQGCYQVTLDDDVASREVRLGYAIYREAVQQSAAGSLVQALGMGPSTSLHPTSARFMLDEDAIFLLTSDGLSDFDRVEEYWETEILPILLGETNIVNVADRLIEIANTKNGHDNVTVALVHYQVQYWEPEITIKAVIPESYSAKTVDLASRGADASVLSSPNQKTQVIEETQPTKTRQLPLQWIVPLILVIIAGSLGLFVKQLQSKSGQSEVASTPTPTQSPTVAATQPPRTLANLSPGWVIQTTKEIRLEDNPPLAAKSFLQVINTEPNPKPTSEDFSVRMRVCTNKPTPTPAPSPAKPISIKFQQLKSFGVSVLQPGAANPCKPLTQPPATQPADTSPT; encoded by the coding sequence ATGGAAAATGACGCGGCAACGCTCCAGTGTCCACACGAAAATTGTCAGGCTGCCAATCCCCTGACTCATAAGTTTTGCCAGCGATGTTCCACGCCCTTACCCAAAAATTATCTCTGGGCTGTGGTGGATGGCCAGAGTTTGGGTAGCCCTGGAAAAATATTAGCCGATCGCTATTTAATTGCTGATAAATTTCTTCTATTAGATACGAAGCCTGGTTTATTAACCCTAACACCAGAGTTAGAGAATTTACAGATCCCCAGAGCTTACCTAAGACTCATTCCCTACCGCTTACACGTACCGCAGGTATATGGAGTCCTTCCCCTAACTAACGACTCACCCCAGCAGGAAATATTACTTTTAGAAAAACCACCAATCATGGTGGATGACACAACCCAACAAGTGCATCTCGGCAGCGAATTAACCACTGCTTGGCATGATGCGACATCCATGCGCCAACTCAATTGGTTGTGGCAGATAGCTCATTTGTGGCAACCTCTGGCCAGTGAAGGTGTCGTCTCTAGCTTGCTTGACTCATCTGTTTTACGGGTAGAAGGCTCCCTAGTCCGTTTGTTGGAATTGCGCTTCGACGACACTACACCACCAGAATTGCCTCAATTAGGGGAATTCTGGCGGCAATTGATCGATAACGCCAAACCAGCAATAGTGGAATTTGTCGATCGCGTTAGTCTTTCTCTGACTCAGGGCGAAATTCACTCATCCGAACAATTAATTACAGTTTTAGATCGCGGACTGGCACAATTGGGGCGATCGCAAACACCCACAATCAAAATTATCACTAAAACCGATACTGGGCCTAGTCGCCAACGTAACGAAGACGCCTGTAGCCCACCCACTGGCACTCTAGTGAGCAAACCACCCCAGCCCACAGCCTTAGCAATTGTCTGTGATGGCATCGGCGGACACGAAGGCGGCAATGTCGCATCAAATTTAGCCATTGAAACAATCCAACAACAGGTACAGCAACTCACCAAAGTTCCCTACGACCACATAGACCCCTCACTTTTGCTGAATGACTTAGAAAAAGCAGTAGCAATGGCTAATGACAAAATTAGTCAGCGCAATGACGGTGAAAATCGCCAAGGGCGTCAGCGTATGGGCACAACTTTAGTCATGGCGTTGCCTGTAGCTCACGAAATGTACATTACCCACGTCGGTGATAGTCGTGCCTACTGGATTACACGCCAAGGCTGTTATCAAGTGACCCTTGATGATGATGTCGCTTCCCGCGAAGTACGGTTGGGCTATGCCATTTACCGCGAGGCTGTGCAACAAAGTGCTGCCGGCTCCCTCGTCCAAGCTTTGGGGATGGGTCCTAGCACTTCATTGCATCCTACATCTGCACGGTTTATGCTCGATGAAGATGCAATTTTTCTACTCACATCCGATGGTTTAAGTGATTTCGATCGCGTAGAGGAATACTGGGAAACAGAAATCTTACCAATTTTGCTTGGGGAAACAAATATCGTAAATGTTGCAGATAGATTAATAGAAATCGCTAACACGAAGAATGGACACGATAATGTCACCGTCGCTTTAGTACACTATCAAGTCCAATACTGGGAACCTGAAATCACCATCAAAGCAGTCATTCCAGAAAGTTACTCTGCAAAAACTGTTGATTTGGCATCCAGAGGGGCAGATGCATCAGTTTTAAGCAGCCCAAACCAAAAAACTCAGGTCATTGAGGAAACTCAACCTACCAAAACTCGCCAATTACCTCTACAGTGGATAGTTCCGTTAATATTGGTCATAATCGCTGGTTCTCTGGGATTGTTCGTCAAGCAATTGCAATCAAAATCCGGCCAGTCTGAAGTTGCGTCCACTCCCACACCAACTCAAAGCCCTACTGTTGCAGCCACACAGCCACCCCGAACCCTTGCTAACCTTTCTCCTGGCTGGGTTATTCAAACCACCAAGGAAATTCGTTTAGAAGACAACCCACCCCTTGCTGCTAAAAGTTTTTTACAAGTTATCAACACCGAACCAAATCCCAAACCTACATCTGAAGATTTTTCAGTTCGGATGCGAGTCTGTACCAATAAACCTACGCCAACTCCAGCACCATCCCCAGCAAAACCAATATCGATTAAATTTCAACAACTGAAGAGTTTTGGAGTCTCTGTTTTGCAACCAGGCGCAGCAAATCCATGTAAACCCCTCACCCAGCCACCAGCTACTCAACCAGCTGATACCAGTCCAACTTAG
- a CDS encoding CHAT domain-containing protein, with protein MPSLNLAIARLLNTGTDNFAIWVVKAPYPSGYVLRDCVWPVELTQVWQEWQQMFADHSRLDLPPNSTSQNNNPLPIDAISFPSSQTTGPYSSRLMQYLGMNLWRWVFDGQILGSLERSRGIAQGQHTRLRFRLEIRDPDLIALPWEIMQREPGQSAMSLSQDLLFSRTSSEVDPLPYLRTDQALSILLVLGHDENLQLEQEALILQQTLVDTPVDSNSQRYAPCVVNQLLQPTPEELIQELETKAYNVFFYAGHGLPDPDGGLLFLRPDNTLNGIELAQALTRTGVKLAVFNACWGARPADSNHQAIPASSLAEVLIRHGVPAVLGMRDQIADHESHSFIQAFAEALRLYKPIDEAVTQARKELLTLYRFNQPAWTLPVLYLHPDFNGELVKNLDEGITELPDTAIPDVGSALPSASLRSLSSKDKTWLLRYGVTRIGRTKDNDIVIPEPSVSKRHAEIFCRNTLTDATLVRTYYLQDFSTYGTTWFLGPNGWQQILREEVPLKSGMQLKFGSARGETWEFIIEDS; from the coding sequence ATGCCATCCCTGAATTTGGCGATCGCCCGTCTCTTAAACACTGGCACTGACAACTTCGCCATTTGGGTGGTCAAGGCTCCCTATCCCAGTGGCTATGTTTTACGTGACTGTGTGTGGCCTGTTGAACTCACCCAAGTCTGGCAAGAATGGCAGCAGATGTTTGCTGATCATAGCCGTTTAGATCTTCCCCCAAACTCAACATCTCAAAACAACAACCCATTGCCCATTGATGCGATTTCATTCCCTTCAAGTCAGACTACTGGCCCTTACAGCAGCCGTCTAATGCAATACTTGGGAATGAATTTATGGCGCTGGGTATTCGATGGACAAATTCTCGGCAGTCTAGAACGCAGTCGCGGGATTGCTCAGGGTCAGCATACACGTTTGCGCTTTCGACTGGAAATTCGTGACCCCGATCTCATTGCTCTACCTTGGGAAATTATGCAGCGTGAGCCTGGTCAATCAGCAATGTCCCTTTCCCAAGATTTACTATTTAGTCGCACAAGCAGTGAAGTTGATCCCTTACCGTATTTGCGAACTGACCAAGCTTTAAGTATCCTGCTGGTTTTAGGTCATGATGAAAACCTGCAACTAGAACAAGAAGCGCTGATTTTACAGCAAACTCTTGTAGATACCCCAGTGGATAGCAATTCCCAAAGATATGCACCTTGCGTAGTGAATCAACTCTTACAACCAACTCCAGAGGAATTGATTCAAGAATTAGAAACCAAAGCATACAATGTCTTCTTTTATGCTGGACACGGGTTGCCAGATCCAGACGGTGGATTGCTGTTTTTGCGACCAGATAACACCCTCAATGGTATAGAATTAGCCCAAGCATTGACCCGTACAGGTGTGAAGTTAGCAGTTTTCAACGCCTGTTGGGGAGCTAGACCAGCTGATAGCAATCATCAAGCGATACCTGCCAGCAGTTTAGCAGAAGTATTAATTCGGCATGGTGTACCAGCGGTTTTGGGGATGCGGGATCAAATCGCTGACCACGAAAGCCACAGTTTTATTCAAGCCTTTGCTGAAGCTTTGCGATTGTATAAGCCAATTGATGAAGCTGTCACCCAAGCGAGAAAAGAACTATTAACACTATATAGATTCAATCAACCTGCTTGGACTTTGCCAGTTCTTTACCTGCATCCAGATTTTAATGGCGAACTTGTTAAAAATCTGGATGAAGGAATTACCGAATTACCAGACACAGCCATTCCTGATGTTGGTTCGGCGCTTCCTAGTGCAAGTTTGCGATCGCTCTCTTCAAAAGATAAAACCTGGTTATTGCGTTATGGAGTCACTCGCATCGGTCGCACCAAAGATAATGATATTGTCATCCCCGAACCGTCTGTTTCTAAACGTCACGCTGAAATTTTCTGCCGCAATACTTTGACTGATGCTACACTGGTGCGAACTTATTATTTGCAAGATTTTTCTACCTACGGAACAACGTGGTTTTTAGGACCTAATGGCTGGCAGCAAATCCTCCGAGAGGAAGTACCCTTGAAATCCGGTATGCAGTTAAAGTTTGGAAGTGCTAGAGGTGAGACCTGGGAGTTTATTATTGAAGACTCCTAG
- a CDS encoding PrsW family glutamic-type intramembrane protease, translated as MTGKNARHNAFLRLVSGNGAASGSESRFSLPPSKEIVIGRDPSCQVVLDAMTYRMVSRRHAVVRPLSLSPDSKFSWVLCDLNSANGTYLNGQRLYECQELHPGDRISLGSDGPQYVFEYELTSLAPATTVNQLTPLPSATNYHNHTQLKQPDSVSFTQLFPIISTGKDLTRKAYLVPGILTVIFVVLMFATVGRPQANQVIVATYIAFAAYYFVYQLCGKQKPWWVLMATAIGTTLILLSPLLDLFIFVFRGILPGNLPSPQESTTFTELLVRMFFGAGLMEELLKALPVLGAFAIGRILSSPWRERIGVWEPLDGILLGTASAVGFTLLETLGQYVPDITQNVTQQVGIGAAGQLAGLQLLIPRILGSVAGHMAYSGYLGYFIGLAVLKPSRSWQILSIGYLSASALHALWNATGSINALLLVVVGVLSYAFLMAAILKARALSPTRSQNFATRFLGPR; from the coding sequence ATGACAGGCAAAAACGCAAGACATAATGCATTTCTGCGGCTAGTGTCTGGTAATGGAGCAGCTTCGGGATCGGAATCTCGGTTCTCCCTGCCCCCCAGTAAAGAGATAGTAATTGGACGCGACCCCAGCTGCCAAGTTGTCTTGGATGCCATGACGTACCGAATGGTATCTCGTCGTCATGCGGTGGTTCGTCCCCTGTCTTTATCTCCAGATAGCAAATTTAGCTGGGTGCTTTGCGATTTGAATAGTGCTAATGGCACTTATTTAAATGGACAACGCTTGTATGAATGTCAAGAATTGCACCCAGGCGATCGCATTTCTTTAGGTTCTGATGGGCCGCAATACGTTTTTGAGTACGAGTTGACCTCACTCGCCCCGGCGACGACTGTAAACCAACTGACACCGCTACCGTCAGCAACCAACTACCACAACCACACCCAATTAAAGCAGCCTGATTCTGTTAGCTTCACTCAGCTTTTTCCGATTATTTCCACAGGTAAAGATTTAACTCGTAAAGCTTACCTCGTACCGGGAATACTGACCGTAATCTTTGTAGTGCTGATGTTTGCTACAGTCGGTCGTCCCCAAGCAAATCAAGTAATCGTCGCAACTTACATCGCTTTCGCTGCCTATTATTTTGTTTACCAACTTTGCGGTAAACAAAAGCCGTGGTGGGTGCTAATGGCTACGGCAATAGGTACGACTTTGATTTTACTCAGCCCGCTGTTGGATTTATTTATCTTCGTGTTTCGCGGCATCCTACCTGGAAACTTGCCCTCCCCCCAAGAATCTACCACCTTCACAGAATTGCTGGTGCGGATGTTTTTTGGTGCTGGGTTGATGGAAGAATTACTGAAAGCATTGCCTGTACTTGGAGCATTTGCCATCGGTAGAATATTGTCTTCACCTTGGCGGGAACGCATCGGCGTTTGGGAACCTCTAGATGGTATTCTCCTGGGAACGGCTTCGGCTGTGGGCTTCACTTTATTGGAAACTCTCGGTCAATATGTGCCAGATATCACTCAAAATGTTACACAACAGGTGGGTATCGGCGCTGCTGGTCAACTGGCGGGTTTACAACTGCTAATTCCGCGAATTTTAGGCTCTGTGGCTGGACACATGGCTTACAGTGGCTATTTGGGCTATTTTATCGGTTTGGCTGTCCTCAAACCCAGTAGAAGTTGGCAAATTCTTTCTATTGGTTATCTGAGTGCCTCTGCACTCCACGCTCTCTGGAATGCTACCGGATCGATTAATGCCTTGCTGTTAGTAGTTGTTGGTGTGTTATCTTACGCCTTTTTGATGGCGGCAATTCTCAAGGCACGGGCGCTTTCACCGACGCGATCGCAAAATTTTGCGACCAGATTTCTTGGACCCAGATAA